The Verrucomicrobium spinosum DSM 4136 = JCM 18804 DNA segment CCTCTGACTCCCTGACGAATGCCCAGAACCATCTGGCCGACCTGGATTCTCAAATCGGCACCCTGGAGACGAAGCGTCAGGAGATGGAGCACACCATCGTGGGATTGGAGAAACAACAACGTGAGCTCCAGACCAGCATCACCCTGCGCGAGCAAGAGGTGGCCTCTGCGATCCAGTCTCTTAACGATACCCGCACGCACAACGAGAAGCTCCGCCAGGAGGGCAAGTCTCTCGATCATAACAACGTCAATCTGGAAGCTGAGATCAAGGCACGCCAGGCCAGCCTTGCCGATCTGGACAAGCGAAACCAGGAGTGTGTGAACATGGTGCGCCAGCGCGAGAACAACCTCGCCATGGTGAGCAAGTCCCTGGAGCAGTCAGAATCCCTCCAGCAGAATCTCAAGCTGGCCCTGCAGGCACTTGCCGCCCAGCAGACCGACGCCCAGGTGGAGGTGCAACGGCTCAATGCCACCCGTGACTCCCGCGTCAGTGAAATCGAATCCCTCAATGTGCAGCGCCAGCAGCTGGATGCCCAGGTGCAGAGCCTCACCCATGAGGCCGCCACGGCCAAGGCCCGCGCCGCAGAGCTACAGGTGCTCGTACAGGCTCGCGAGGACCAGATCAAGACTTCAGAGACGAAGTACACGAATGCCGAACTCCGCCGCAAGGATCTGGAGCAGCGGATCGTGACCCTCTCCGGGACTGAGGAAAGACTCTCCCTGGCCCGCCAGCAGCTCAAACAAGCCGAGGAAGCCTACGCTGCGCTCCAAGCGTTGAACTCCAAGTTCGAGGAACGCAAGGCTGAGTACAACACCCTTGAGAAGCGGATGGAAATGCTTCGCCAGGACGAGAAGGGCACCGATGCCGCCCTTACCGCCCAGCAGAAGGCCCTCCAGACGCTCATGCAGCAGTCAGAGGCCGCCAAGCAGCGCCAGCGCGCCGAAGGACAGGCGCTGGACAAACAGCTCCAGGCCTCACGCGACGCCCTGGCCTCCGCCAACAAGCAGCTCCATGAAATCACGGCCAAGCATGAGGAGATGGTGCAGCACACCCGCCGCCTGGAAGGGGCCGAGGTGAAGCACGCTGAGATGCTTGCCCGGATCAAACAATCTGAACAGCAATCCAGTGAGATGGTCGCCCGCCTGCGCAAACTTGAGCAGGAGACGGTGGATGCCCAGGCCCGCTTGAAACAGACCCAGGCCATCGAGCAAACTTCTCAGGAGAGGCTCGACTCCCTGCGCAAACAGGAGGGGCCGCTCAAACAGGCCCTTCAAGACCTCCAATCAGCCCAACAGGCGGAACGCCAGCGGTTCGAGGAGATGCGAGTCATCAACCAGGATGCCGAGCGCCATGCCGCCCAGCACCGCGCCCAGCTCGAGAACGTCCAGGAGGAAATGCGCCAGGAGATTGCCGAACTCGAGAACCGGCTCTCCACTCTGCACAGCTACAAGGAAGATCTGGACCACCGGTATGCCCGCCTCGCGGCCCTGCCGGAGAACTCCCCAGAAGCTCGCGAGCTCTGGAAGGACATCCAACGCGCCAAGGAGGAGATCGCCTCCAAGATGCCCGCCAAAGGCGGCATCTTGGCCCGCCCCCAGACGCGCAGCGTGGTAGTGCCCCGCGGCGGCCGCGGAGAGTAGAGACCGCACAGAGATCCTGCCCCCCTTCCCTTTAACGACCACGGCCGCCACATGCAGCCGTGGTCGTTTTGTGACGGGTTCCAACCTTTGTGAAGCTTCTCTCACGGAGTTTGGCGCGACATCTTCGTCCCGGCTGCAAACTCAGGGCGTTTTCCACGTAGAGTGAGCATGCGCCCCAGGTTCCTCCCCTTGCCCACCGCCCTCTCTCTTTCACTCGCCATCTCACTGTCGCTGGCAGGGGGGCTGTCTGCGGCGGATGCCGCATTCACGATTCAAAAGACCGGGTCCGGCGGCCTGGTCATCCAACACGAAGGCAAGCCCTTTGCCGAGTATGTGGTGGATCAGGGAAACAAACCCTACCTCGCCCCGGTCTTCGGCCCTACCGGAAAACAGATGACCCGTTCCTATCCGATGAAAACAGTGGACGGCGAACAGCATGACCACCCCCACCATCGCGGCATCTGCTTCGGCCTCGAGGACACGGCGGGGTTCGACACCTGGGCCGAAAAAGCCACCTTTGAAGAACAGCTCAAAAACCCCAAGCAGGCAGAAAAAGCCAAGGCCCGCCTCGCGGCGCTGGGCGCGATCAAACACCGCGAGTACAAGGAAATCAAAGGCGGCGACAAATCCGCCGTGGTGACCGCGGTAAGCGACATCCTGGATGTGAACGGCAGGAAACTCATGGAAGAGCAACACACCATCACCTTCAGCGCCACGGCCGATACGCGGGTGATCGACTTTGACATTGATTTCATCGCCTCCGAAGGACCGGTGAAACTGGGAGACAAGAAGGACTCAGGCTTCAGCATCCGCGTGCCCACCAGCATGGCGGTGAAGAACGGCCTGGGCACCCCGGGCGGCACCATCATCAATAGTGAAGGCGTCAAAGACACCGACGCGTGGGCGAAGCGTGCGAAATGGTGCGACTACTCCGGACCTGTCGAAGGGGAAACGCTGGGCGTGGCAATGCTCAACCACCCCTCCAGCTTCCGTTATCCCACCCCCTGGCACGTGCGCGACTACGGTCTGTTTACCGCGAACCCATTTGGCATCCAGAGCCTCGACAAAACCCAGGCAGACGGCACGGTAGAACTGAAAAAGGACGAGCACCTCAAGCTCCGTCACCGCCTGATCTTCCACAAAGGTGATGCCAAATCCGCCAGCATTGAGTCCGCATGGGAGGCCTACTCCAAAGAGGATCGCAAGTAGTCCGATTTCGCTCTCCGGCCCGTCAGCCGCCCCCCAGCACCATGCTCCGATCATCCGCACTCACCCGATGGTCTCTCCCCCTCCTGCTGGTTGGTGCCACAGCATGGTGCGGCCAAGCACTGGCAGAGGGGCGGGAACAGGTGCAGGAACCCCCTGCCACCTCCTGGAAGTTTGAGGAAATACACCGATCCCCCGCTGCCGAGGCCAGGCAGGGGGTCGCGGTGGATGCGGCCCATTGTTACGTCATCGACAACCGGGAGATCGGGAAGTACCGACTGGACAATGGCGAGCGCGTCGCCCTCTGGGAGGGCCCCAAAGGCGGACCGCTCACCCATCTGAATGCGGGCATCGTGCGGGAGGGGAAACTCTATTGCGCGCATTCGAACTACCCCTCTGAGCCCACGGTCAGCTCTGTGGAGATCTGGGACTCCGCCACCCTCAAACATGTGGGCAGCCATAGCTTTGGCCACTTTGTCGGCTCACTGACTTGGGTGGATTTCAAGGACGGCTTCTGGTACGCCTGCTTTGCCCAGTACGCCAAGGCCGGGGCTGAACCTGGCAAAGACCCGTCCTTCACCGAGGTAATCAAGTTTGACGACCAGTGGCGGCGGCTGGAAGGCTGGGTGTTCCCGGCTGCGCTTGTGGCGAAGTTCCGCGGAAACAGCAGTTCCGGCGGCGGTTTCGGCCCCGAGGGACAGCTCTTCATCACCGGGCACGACGCCCGGGAGTTGTACCAGATCGCATTTCCCGAGGCGGGATCCGAACTCATCTGGACAGGAACCCTTCCCACCACCTTCCCCGGTCAGGCCTTTGCCTGGCAGCATCCCGGTCAAGGGCTTCTCTTCGCGATCGATCGCGGAAAGCGGCAGGTGGTGGCGGGCCGGGTGGTGAAGCAGCCGTGAGCGGAGCGGGCGCGGTAGTTTCCCCAACCCCACGCCTTAAGCGCCGTCGTTCCATTCAAAGACCACTCCGGCCTCCAGTGCCTGCAACACCAGGAGACCCGGGCCGACAAAGTCGAAAGACCTCCCGGGTTCGAGGACATGGTCAACCCGGTCCCCTTCCATGGTGACCCAGGCGCGCCCCTTCCAGCCGACAAGTATCAGCGTCTGCCCGGCCAGGAGCCCCCACGTACGCAGCTCCCCTTGCGAGAGGCCCGTGCAAGAAGGCATCGGAGCAACCGGAGGCCGGGCAGGCATCCGGGGTGGGGACTCCGGTTTCACCTTCCTGGCCAGTATGTCTGTCCTGGTCAAGATTATGGCGAGTGCGATTAAGAACGCCTCCGGTTGGATTGTTGATGACGAGGCCGACTGGCAGTCTGTCGCCGGGCATTGGCCCCAGAGGGAGCCTCAGCAATTGGTGGCAAGGGGGCCTTGCGCGGCTTCCCCCAAACTTTGAGCACCGTATCCCGCACTGCCATCACGGCCGGATCGTCGGCTTTGGAAGAAGGGTACCCGATGCAGAGCGGCACCGCCGCCCGGAAATGAGGCAGGGCCACAATGCGGTCTTTGAAACCCGGGGCCTCCACCTGACTACGGGACGTGAGCGTGAGCCCCAGTCCGTCCGCCACGAGATTGAGCACCGTCAGCTCTTCATTGACCCGAAACCGGGGCGTGACACTCAGCCCCTGCTCACGGCAAATGCTCTGGATCGCCAGGAAGTAAGAGCACATCCGTGATACGAAGATCCACGGCTTGGCCTCCAGCTTTTTCCAGTCAGGTTGCGCCAGCTCCTCCGCCCAGGCCACGGGAGCCGCCAGGCAGAGTTCAATGGTATCCAACTGGTGCCAGATGATCTTGGGATGGTTGCACTCGCCTTCAAAGAACCCAATGGAGATGCTGCCTTCATCCAAGCCCTGCAGGATCACGCCACTGCTGCCGCACAGAAGCTCGTAGCGCAGCTCGGAGTGATTCGCGGTGAGATCTCCCAAAATCTCCATGAGGCGCAAGATTTCAGGTCGATTGTTGAGTCCCAACACCAGCTCGCCGGAGATCGTGTCCCGGAGGGCATCTGCCTGGCATTTGAAGTCCTTGGCCGCCTCTACAATGCGCTCCGCCTGCTCACGCAGGGACCGTCCAGCCGACGTCAGCACCATCCCCTTGGAAGTACGCTCGAAGAGCTTCATACCCACCTCATCCTCCAGTGCCCGCAACTGTGCACTCACCGCCGGCTGACTGGTCATGAGCTTTTCTGCCGCCCGGGTGAGATGACCTTCATCAGCAACGGTGAGAAAGGTGCGGAGATGGTAAAATTCCATGGTGAGAAAGGGTTGTGTTTTTTTGGGGCACTTCACTGATGAGCGATCAGCTGAGTCAGTTGTCCCACAACGCATACTGCCGTTTTTTAACAGTCTGCTCCAATCGCATTTTCGGATGGTGCGCATCGAAAATTCAGATGAATGTCTCTGAAGCTCAACCCTGGGGCCGACAGAAGATTCTCGCGCCGCTTTCAGGGCGCAACTTTACAACGCCCTATTCCCAGGCCCATCGGGCCGCCATTCTCGGCTCAGCCCCCCATCCATCTAACCTCACTCAACCATGATGGCGCACTACCGACACGCCATCATGTTGATCCATCCGTGGATTCCCACCTCTCTCCCTCACCGCCCACCACGTCGCGCCTGACCTTCGCGCTGCCCCTGGGCATCGCGCTGCCCCTGACCTTGCCCACGGCCACGACCTTGGCCGCCCGCGCTGCCGCCACCACCACCGCTTCTCTGCCCCCCACCACCTTGACGGGGGCCACGACCTTCGCCACCGCGACCACGCTGGCCACCACCATCGCTACGGCGATCCATGTCGGGTGATGCAGCGGAAGGTGCTTCGTTGTAGTCAAACCCCTCTGCGCGCTTCCGCACAATGCCACGGCCAATGAAACGCTCAAGACTCTTCAGGGGTCCATGATCCTCTGGCGAGATGAAGCTGATCGCGTCACCCACGGCATGCGCGCGACCCGTGCGGCCGATGCGGTGGACGTAGTCTTCCGCATGCATGGGGAAGTCATAATTCACCACATGGGAAATACCGTCCACATCAATGCCTCGGGCAGCGATGTCCGTGGCCACCAACACTCGGGCCGCACCTGATTTGAAATCCGCCAGCGCACGCAGACGTTGGTTTTGCGTACGATTGGAATGCAGGGTGACTGTCTTGATACCGTACCGGTCAAGGTGGCGGGCGATGCGGTCCGCCCCATGCTTCATGCGGCTGAAGACAAGCACCATGTTAAATGCTGGATCCTTGAGCAAGTGCACCAACAACGCCGGCTTGAGGTGCTTTGGCACCTCGTACACAAACTGGGTCACGCTCTCTGCCGGGTTGGATCGTTTGCCGATCTGCACGGTCTTCGGATGATTCAGGAACTCATGCGTGAGCGCCTCGATCTCTTTGGACAAGGTGGCGGAAAACAGCAGCGTCTGCCGCTTCTTCGGAAGGGCCTTCACGATGCGTTTAATGGAAGGCAGGAAGCCCATGTCGAGCATCCGGTCCGCCTCATCCAGCACGAGGAATTCGAGGGAGTTGAAATTGCCGTGGCGCTGGCCCATGAGATCAATCAGGCGGCCTGGCGTGGCGATGACGAGATCCGTCCCGGCACGGAGCGCCTCGATCTGCGGCCTCTCCCCCACCCCACCAAAAATCATCGCCACTTTCAAAGGCAGATGTTTGGCGTAGGCACGCACGTTATCGTGAATCTGGGCCACCAGTTCGCGCGTGGGAGCCAGAATGAGGGCCTTGATACCCCTGAGAGGACCCTGACCATGAAGCTGTGCCAGAAGGTGCAGCATGGGCAACGTGAACGCTGCCGTCTTGCCCGTACCGGTCTGGGCGATGCCAATCATGTCGTGACCCGCCACCACCTGCGGGATGGCGGCAGCTTGAATCGGGGTTGGCTCAGAGTAACCGGCCTCCTGAATGGCTTTGAGGATATTTTCGTGAAGGCCGAGGGCGCGAAAAGGCATAAGAGGGGCACTATCGGCGAGAATAGGAAGAGTGCACGGTGAAACCTCAAATTTCAAAAAAGCAAATCTCCGCCCCCAACCGAAAACTTGAAGATTGGATTGTGAATTTTTAAGATTCCGCCCCTCACAGTCGTTTTTCCAAGATGCTACCTCCCAATCCTCACGCTCTCTCCCGCCGCAGTATGATGGCCCGCACGGGTCTCGTTGGTGCCGCCGGTCTCCTTTCCAATTTCAACATCCTCCGTGCGCAGGCTACGGACGACAAACTGATCCGTGTCGGCCTGGTGGGCGCTGGTGGGCGCGGCTCCGGCGCTGCGGACCAGACCCTCAGCGTGGGCGGATCTAACGTAAAGCTCACCGCCATTGGCGACGCCTTTGACGACCGTCTCCAGCGCTCCCTGAGCGGGCTGATGAACAAGCACAATGACAAAGTGGACGTGCCGGTGGAGCGCCAGTTCTCCGGTCTGGATGCCTATCAAAAGGTCCTGGAACATTGTGACCTCGTCATTCTGGCCACCCCTCCTGGGTTCCGCCCTTTCCACTTCGAAGCAGCCGTGAAAGCGGGTAAACACGTCTTCATGGAAAAGCCAGTTTGCGTGGATGCGTACGGTGCCAAAAAAGTGCTGGAGATGGCCAAGCAGGCCGATGAAAAGAATCTCAAGGTGGTGGTCGGTCTTCAACGTCACTACCAGACGGTGTATCACGAGACCCTGAAGCAGCTGCGTGACGGTGCCATCGGAGATGTGATCTCCGCCAATGTGTACTGGAACGGTGGCGCCATCTGGTACCGCGACCGCATGAAGGACATGACGGAGATGCAGTTCCAGGTGCACAACTGGTACCACTTCAACTGGCTGTGCGGCGACCACATCTGCGAACAGCATGTGCACAATCTGGACGTGGCAAACTGGTTCCTGGATGCCCTCCCCATCAGCGCCTCCGGCATGGGGGGACGCGCCGTGCGCAAGCCTGACCACCAGTCCGAAATCTACGACCACCACGCCGTGGAGTTCCGCTACCCCAATGGGATCGTGGTGAACAGCCAGTGCCGCCAGATCACCGGCTGCGCCAACAGTGTGACCGAGGAGTTTCATGGAACCAAGGGCATTCTGCGCCCGGGCTCCATCGTTGACTACAAAGGCAACACCATCTGGCGCTACCGGGGCAAAAACGATGCCAACCCCTACCAGGTTGAGCACGATGAGCTGCATGCGGCGATTCGCGGCAACAAACCGCTTAACAACGCCTACTACGGCGCAACGAGCAGCTTCACCGCCGTACTCGGTCGCTACGCCACCTACACCGGCAAGGAACAGAAATGGGAGGAAGCACTGGCGACCAACCACCGCACCATGCCAGAGAATCCGACCTGGGACAGCCAGCCCCCCACCCTGCCCGGCCCGAACGGCAACTACCTCGCCCCACAGCCGGGCACCTACAAGATCGTTTGAGAGTTCTGACGAGCTCTGGACGTTTGAATACACGTCGTAGTTGTTAAGTTCAGTGGAGGCGGGCGGCGCAAGCTGCCCGCCTTCTTTGTGACGGGTTGAGTCGTCACCAGCCCCAGAATTTCCCGCCAGGCTCTTGCGAACTGCGAAAATATGGCGAAAACCTCGGGATGGCTCATCGATTCCCTTTCTTGTCACTCCTTGCCATCACTCTGGTTCTCCTGACATGCGCGGGTATGCCAGCGACGTCACTTGGACAGACCGTGGCGGATTTCTTCCCCCTCCTGCCGGACGAGGCCCTCAAGCCCTGGAGCGAGATTCACGGCGAACTCACCCCGGCGCGGAGAAAAGCCCTGCTCAGCGGCGATGCCACAGCGGTGACCAAAGCCAAGGAGGAAACACATGTCCGTGAGATCCTTGTGGATACGAAGAACGGCTACCTCTACTTCACCTCGACGGGAGACGGAGAGGGCATGAATGTACACATGACTTACTGGCGCGAGAAAAAGCAGAAGGACGGAGCCTGCCTCATTGCTGTCGTCATCGATGGCTGGTCCGTGGCCAGTCATGCGACCGACCTGATCAAGTTCTATCGTTGGGCTCCGGAAGCTCCCAGGAAGCTGGAGGACGTAAGCACCCAGCACATCCCTGCTCTGCATGCGGAAAACTTCTTCAAGACCACGAAGGAAATCGGTGAAGAAGCCGAGGCCGCTGGACTGAAGTGGTGGTGGATCCTCCCGCAGAAAGGCACCTCCATCCGCATTCAAGGCGCGGAGGTCGGTGAAGATCAACTGGCCGAAAAGCTCGGCCCACCGCGATACGTGTACGTCCTCGACTGGAACGGCACTGACTTCTCGATGAAACGGGAAGCTTTAACGGACTAACACGGCAACGCTATCGAGGAGCCAACAACTCCATCAACGCAGGCACGTCTTCATCATTCACCATCTGGGGTGGCGTGCCCACCTTGATGACAAAGCGCTGCGGTTTCTCAAACATTTGCCCGTTGGCCTCCTTGAACGCATAAGGTGCCACCAGCAGCGGGGTGTCGTGAGAAGCTTCAGGGGGCACATGGTAGATCCACTCTGCCCAATCCACTTTGGCCTCTGGTTTCAAATAATCTTGCTGACGTCCCAGCACTTCCACCTTGGGGTATAGCAGGGCTTTGGTGTCCCGCAGGAGGCCAGGTCCGCATAACTCTGCGAGTGCCTTGGGCCACTTCTGATTTTCAGCATGAAAGGTCTCCAATGCAGATGCCACCTCGGCCCCGCCAGACTTGAGCGCCTCATAAGCACTCTGGTCGCCCGGCCCTCGTGATTCGCATCCCGCC contains these protein-coding regions:
- a CDS encoding DEAD/DEAH box helicase, which translates into the protein MPFRALGLHENILKAIQEAGYSEPTPIQAAAIPQVVAGHDMIGIAQTGTGKTAAFTLPMLHLLAQLHGQGPLRGIKALILAPTRELVAQIHDNVRAYAKHLPLKVAMIFGGVGERPQIEALRAGTDLVIATPGRLIDLMGQRHGNFNSLEFLVLDEADRMLDMGFLPSIKRIVKALPKKRQTLLFSATLSKEIEALTHEFLNHPKTVQIGKRSNPAESVTQFVYEVPKHLKPALLVHLLKDPAFNMVLVFSRMKHGADRIARHLDRYGIKTVTLHSNRTQNQRLRALADFKSGAARVLVATDIAARGIDVDGISHVVNYDFPMHAEDYVHRIGRTGRAHAVGDAISFISPEDHGPLKSLERFIGRGIVRKRAEGFDYNEAPSAASPDMDRRSDGGGQRGRGGEGRGPRQGGGGQRSGGGGGSAGGQGRGRGQGQGQRDAQGQREGQARRGGR
- a CDS encoding PmoA family protein, with translation MRPRFLPLPTALSLSLAISLSLAGGLSAADAAFTIQKTGSGGLVIQHEGKPFAEYVVDQGNKPYLAPVFGPTGKQMTRSYPMKTVDGEQHDHPHHRGICFGLEDTAGFDTWAEKATFEEQLKNPKQAEKAKARLAALGAIKHREYKEIKGGDKSAVVTAVSDILDVNGRKLMEEQHTITFSATADTRVIDFDIDFIASEGPVKLGDKKDSGFSIRVPTSMAVKNGLGTPGGTIINSEGVKDTDAWAKRAKWCDYSGPVEGETLGVAMLNHPSSFRYPTPWHVRDYGLFTANPFGIQSLDKTQADGTVELKKDEHLKLRHRLIFHKGDAKSASIESAWEAYSKEDRK
- a CDS encoding DUF2917 domain-containing protein; amino-acid sequence: MPSCTGLSQGELRTWGLLAGQTLILVGWKGRAWVTMEGDRVDHVLEPGRSFDFVGPGLLVLQALEAGVVFEWNDGA
- a CDS encoding Gfo/Idh/MocA family protein; amino-acid sequence: MLPPNPHALSRRSMMARTGLVGAAGLLSNFNILRAQATDDKLIRVGLVGAGGRGSGAADQTLSVGGSNVKLTAIGDAFDDRLQRSLSGLMNKHNDKVDVPVERQFSGLDAYQKVLEHCDLVILATPPGFRPFHFEAAVKAGKHVFMEKPVCVDAYGAKKVLEMAKQADEKNLKVVVGLQRHYQTVYHETLKQLRDGAIGDVISANVYWNGGAIWYRDRMKDMTEMQFQVHNWYHFNWLCGDHICEQHVHNLDVANWFLDALPISASGMGGRAVRKPDHQSEIYDHHAVEFRYPNGIVVNSQCRQITGCANSVTEEFHGTKGILRPGSIVDYKGNTIWRYRGKNDANPYQVEHDELHAAIRGNKPLNNAYYGATSSFTAVLGRYATYTGKEQKWEEALATNHRTMPENPTWDSQPPTLPGPNGNYLAPQPGTYKIV
- a CDS encoding LysR family transcriptional regulator, which produces MEFYHLRTFLTVADEGHLTRAAEKLMTSQPAVSAQLRALEDEVGMKLFERTSKGMVLTSAGRSLREQAERIVEAAKDFKCQADALRDTISGELVLGLNNRPEILRLMEILGDLTANHSELRYELLCGSSGVILQGLDEGSISIGFFEGECNHPKIIWHQLDTIELCLAAPVAWAEELAQPDWKKLEAKPWIFVSRMCSYFLAIQSICREQGLSVTPRFRVNEELTVLNLVADGLGLTLTSRSQVEAPGFKDRIVALPHFRAAVPLCIGYPSSKADDPAVMAVRDTVLKVWGKPRKAPLPPIAEAPSGANARRQTASRPRHQQSNRRRS